In Marinibacterium anthonyi, the DNA window TGTTGAAGATCGTGCGCGTGCCCAGTTCCTGCCGCGTGGGCATGACATGGGCGATGGCGGGGTGGTGCAGCGGCGCCATCATGAAACCGATGCCGATCTCTTGCAGCGCCTTTTCAACGACTTTCGCGCCGACCATCACGTTGATGCCCATGTGGCTCAGCGCGTCGGCGGCGCCGGATTTCGACGACAGGTTGCGGTTGCCGTGCTTGGCCACGCAGACCCCGGCGCCGGCCACGACAAAGGCCGTCGCGGTCGAAATGTTCAGCGTGCCCTTGCCGTCCCCGCCGGTGCCGACGATGTCGATCGCGCCCTCGGGCGCCTTCACCGGGTTGCACTTGGACCGCATCACGGCGGCGGCGGCGGTGTATTCCTCGACCGTTTCGCCGCGCGTGCGCATGGCCATCAACAGGCCGCCCATCTGGCTGGGCGTCGCCTCGCCCTCGAACAGCTGGCGAAAGGCGTCTTCGGCTTCCTCGCTTGTCAGCGGGCGGTCGGCGGCCGCCC includes these proteins:
- the trpD_2 gene encoding Anthranilate phosphoribosyltransferase, with protein sequence MKPLIGAAADRPLTSEEAEDAFRQLFEGEATPSQMGGLLMAMRTRGETVEEYTAAAAVMRSKCNPVKAPEGAIDIVGTGGDGKGTLNISTATAFVVAGAGVCVAKHGNRNLSSKSGAADALSHMGINVMVGAKVVEKALQEIGIGFMMAPLHHPAIAHVMPTRQELGTRTIFNILGPLTNPAGVKRQLTGAFSQDLIRPMAETLLRLGSDKAWMVHGSDGTDELTITGVSWVSALEDGAVTDFEVHPEDAGLPVHPFEDIIGGTPAENAEAFKALLDGTPSAYRDAVLLNAAAALVVADAAANLKDGAEMAARSIDSGAAKAKIAALASLTQEAA